From the genome of Tachysurus fulvidraco isolate hzauxx_2018 chromosome 14, HZAU_PFXX_2.0, whole genome shotgun sequence:
AAGATTATGCCAggtgttttaaataattaactttaaaaaaaaaatacaactttattgtcattgcatagtactggtacacagcaacgaaatttggcatctaccagagtgcaaagagtagcaattgtgcaaatagacaagtgcaaataaatatgtgtcatatgtacagcatgtgatatataggtatatatgtaaacatgtgtacagtgaataaatataaaggctatagcagtgaagagatgtgtggacattgttgaaaagtacaagtaaatggtTCTAAGGCTATGACATTGAAAAAAAGTATGTAGACACTGTTGTAAAGGAACAAGAAGTATAAGGTTGTGGCATAAAAATGTGCGAGCTGAATAAACAagttcactatatatatatatatatatatatatatatatatatatatatatatatatatatatatatatatatatatgggcaATTAATATATATCTGAATGTGAAATATTAGACTGCACAGTAAGgtatatatagatacacataaataaattagtgctgatgtatggtgtatgtaaggcacaatatgtgtagagaatgaggagtataaacaatacaatatgtaatatgtacattgtatgtataaTAGTACagaagttatatacagtatttttttttttactgtgttaagttcagtagtgtgatggtggatgGGGAAAAACTGTCCCTGTTCCTGCTGGTTCTGGTGCATATGATCCTGCATCTCCTCCTTGATCTGAGAACCTCTGGGAGaaattgtctattttttttcttctgagatTCTCTTGACTTGATGCTACACGAAGAACTTGTTAGAATTGCTGTCTTCTATAACCACCAGAGTGCGCGTTTGAACCAAGAAACAGAGTCTCAGCGTGCTGCTGTGTCACGTGATGTATGCACGTGATGTATGCACGTGATCTAAACATCATCAACATGCTGCAGCTGACCCTGTTGTGCACATCACATCCTATTtgctacatagtgcactatttAGGGAGTGTTGCCAATTTGGGTTCATGTATAAAACAAACAGTGTGGAATATCTGGTTTATACATGAAATTCTACAACGCAATACAATAAATTAAGAGTGCAAATGAGAAAACCTAGACTTTCAACAAAACATATAAGATATACTGCTCTTTAGGGACTAGGGAGTAGGGCAGGAAGAAGACTGTTAATGATTGACTCCTACCCTACTTCTACaagcatactgtatatcctgTAGCGTCTTGCTTTCTCTGTGACTTTGGTGTGAGATTTGAAGGTGCCaagtttgttttattagttttaaaCGCGTTTTATTAGAAATACAGACCCACTTAGACTAGTCAGAGTTCTGCTAACCGAAAGCTCTACTACATACTATCACCTTAAAGTAAGTAATCCCGTCAGAAGCTGACGTTAAAGTGCACAATAGGTTGTTTGTTATTGCGTGCTAGAGACTAGATATCTACATATTTTCCCATTTTAACGTCCACGTAATGAATGCCTTTCTGTATGATGTTATGGTTTTATTTCAGTACTTGAGAGATATGACAAGTGTTCAGATGATTGCTAAGGAAGAAATGGTTGAAAGATTCCTGGATTCTGCTTCCAGGGGAGACCTGGCCAACGTGTCCACTATGATCTCTCACTCCAGTCAGCTGCTGAATGAAAGTGGGAGacaaggatggacaggattaatGTTGGCTGCGAGAAACGGACACTTTGATGTCGTAAAAACGTTACTTTTAAATGGGTAAGTCTGTGAGAGTTTAACTAGATGGTAGTTGTGTAATAAAGTTGTGTAATAGAAGGTTGTTGTGTAATAATGACATGTTAAAGTTATTTACATGAAACATGCAGCATTATAAGAGAGACCGTGGCCTATAAACAAGGCAGTAAACATCACCTGCTCTCCAATGTGtgtggatctctctctctctctctctctctctctctctctctctctctctctctctctctgtgtgtgtgtgtgtgtgtgtgtctgtttctctctgtgcctctctctctctcactctctctctcactgtctgtgtctctctctctcacactgtgtctttctctctctcgctccctgtctctctctctctctctctctctctctctctctctctctctctctctctctctctctctgggcctctctctctatgtctgtctgtccgtctctctctctcactgtgtctttctctctctctctctctgtctctctctctgtctctctctctcattgtcgcaataaaaatgttaaataaaataacatacagTGGATTTAAACTTTTGATTTGATGTCTCCATCAATTGTAAACTCCCTTAATTAACATGAACTTTCCTTGTTAACAGGTGTAATAAATACTTGGTGAATAAATCAGGCCAAACTGCTTATGACATAGCAAAATTCTGGGGACACAGACACATTGCCCGTGTCTTAGCTAGCAGTGGGGATGTCACACTTCCTGGGATTCAACCAAGAAATAAATCTACAGACAATGGAACTTACTTCAGTAAAGAATATCTCAACAGAATGAGTGAAAAAAGGACTGATTCAGAATGGCTTTCAGCAAAACAGTCTTCTCCTGAAACAGTATTCATTGTGTTTCATAACTTGGATCCTTTTGTTACAACAGAACCAGAGGTAATGAACGATATGCAGAATAAGTTAAAACTGTACAGGTTTGGAAGGGACTCTGTTAAAGAGGTTCTTGAAAACAGTGACACAGTGGTTGTTTTTCTGGGAGTAGAAAAGCAGGAATGTTCACCTTCTTCACTGGTGTCAATGGAGGATGAACTTATTGCATGGTTTGCTTTAAACACCAAGAAGAATCCTACAGAAAGTCTTAAGATCACAGCTTCAAACAGCTTCTTCCTTACAAAGCCAATGCCAATGCTCCTAATGCTAAATGAAGATGAAGCAGGTGGGACATCCTTTTGATTAGGTATAAGCAGTGTATTATTTAGTGTGTTCCAtcttttgcatattttatatatgatgTTTAAGGGTAACTTGATAGAAACAGTACTTTCTGAATAAAATTTCCATTCCAGTGGTTATGAATCTACTCACTTAGCATAGACAAAGGTTTTTCTTTGATATACACAGGTATCGTTGCACAAGCCAGGTCTGTTCTTGCATGGCACAGCCGGTACAGTTTCTGCCCAACCTGTGGTGGTAAGACCAAAGTGGATGAAGGAGGTTACAAGAGAAGCTGCTTGACAGATGGCTGCAGGAGTCTCCAGGGAATCCACAATACCTGTTACCCTAGAGTTGGTATGTAATTTTTATGTATAAGATTCAGCTGTGATTTGAATCACCAAATTTATGGgctttttatattacagatccTGTTGTGATCATGCTGGTTCTTCATCCAGATGGAAATCAGTGCCTACTTGGAAGAAAGAAGTCATTTCCTCCAGGAATGTTTTCATGTCTTGCTGGATTCATTGAACCAGGTAGACAAAAAgcagttgtttttgttgttgttgtttttttgtttttttacaaaatgtaggattctgggtttttttgtgAGAGTAAATATTATTGGTTTTCTTTTAAGTCGTTTCTTTGGTGCAACAGGacaatttgtacatttttcaaAGGTTAAAAGGTTGAAGCAATAGATGTTATCCAAATGTCTGTGAGGGTTTCCTCCAACCTTGCtaaatacatacatgcatgtaGGTAAACATGTGTGCAACTGGAGCTCTGTGATGGAGTGGTATACCATCCAGAGTGTATGATTTTCCAGGACTGTCTGTGGATCTATGGCAACACCAATTActgaggatgaatgaatgaaaaaaataaggaaaaaaaggCATTAAAAGGGATTCCAAGAATGCTGGAATGAGCAGCCATACAGAGAACCAATGAGGAACTTTCTGTAGATAATTAGAAACACTGCATATCTGTGCTTTCATTTATGCTAGCTTTTATACTGCCAGCATCTTCAGTGTCTTGTAAATGAGCGAATGTTTGTGCTTTTTGGAACAGGGGAGACCATTGAAAATGCAGTAAGGAGAGAAGTTTTAGAAGAGAGTGGAGTTACTATTGGCCCTGTTCAGTATGTCTCTTGCCAGCCATGGCCAATGCCTTCATCGCTCATGATTGGTTGCTTTGCAGTAGCAGTGTCTACAGATATAAAGGttgatgaaaatgaaattgaaGATGCTCGCTGGTTCACAAGGCAAGAGGTAAGTGTCTGAATTTTTACTGTTGTACTGTTTCTACAAATGAGTGGGCTAAGTTAAAGGCAgagtctccgatttttgagaaatgcttcaaaaaAACCTGATTCGGGCCGAATATTAtagaaaaatcaaaacaaaaatcaaaacaaacgtgtagccaatgagcagaaaggggcggggcttgtcagtatgcggcggagagagtgttcagtgtgcatgtatgaCATTAGTAgtaagcagttttaacattgacatggaggataaaaacaaagaaagaaagcaaagaaaggcttacgataagtcAAGAAGTAggaccgtgttaatataggatcagctttccagcgctggagagaactgaaggagtgggaagttggccacatattcacaacagctaaacgctgttactacacaaataacacctcttttctatcgtagtgatgtagagaggcagctacaaccgcgttttgctagtaacagtgtttagtttaggggttattgacttgggaaactccaatctgtgaatatgcggccaactttacttaagactcggaggcgcttttttccttctcgataggtgagtaaggttggttttgttttgtttcacagaactaatatgtgccgtcctttgcatgattattcttgtgtgtcatttttgcttgtttgtttatctgtaatcgtattgttcttcccttcagctttgatagacacatttctttccattagtttgcctgggttacgtatgtatgtatgtgtgggcggagctatcgatacaggggtgggacccatttgggttaggggcgtgtttgttttagtgatttcatatgtcgacattggctttcaaaaattggagaccctgcctttaagctGCAATTAAAtggtaataaaaatgaataaagcacatttttaaaatactcTTATTTATTGCATAGGTAACTATTTATACGAGaaattaacaatttttaatgaaatagcATAACACAACTCAAATgaattcactttaaaaaaaaacattttgtacacACTATAAAAAATAGTgcacagtaaaatgtaaaacagtgCATGAAATCAATTGGAGAATTCTGTCCATGCAGTGTATTGTTTGTATAACTTTGCCAAACCTAACACCTTCATACATTTGGTAGGTAATAGATGCTCTTGTCAAAGGACACCAAGCAGTTTTTTCCATGCCTCCAAGACAAGCTATTGCCCATTATCTTGTAAAGCACTGGATTGGAATAAACTCAAACCTTTGAACTGAATGTTACCAGGGTGTATTTGCATTACTGAGGTGTTTTCACTAGAGAAGAGACCCAAAAGTGCACCTTTCACCAAAacctttaataaatgtaattacaaataaattgtattattgCTATATAGATATAGCTACGAGTGACCAGACTGACATTCTAATAAGCTTATAAATGACTATAACTGTACGTTCTACTTCTTTTCGTTCATTCAGAGTTGTTGGTGTattgtttttgcttgttttcttgCAAAGTACCTAAAGAAAATCTGAAATCTCCTTGTGTTTATGACTGGGTAGCCTATAAAAGGTCCAATTGTTTCCTGGTATTCTTCTTTTCCTGGCTTATTTTGTTGAGGAattatatcctgaatttatacCTTTCTGAAAAGCTGATTTGTGACAATATctactgttaaaagtgctatacagataaaattaaattgaaatgaaaattatGAGCTACATCCCCAAGTTGCCCCAGCAGAAATAGTAAGGAGTAGAAGACATTGTCACCACATACATCTACTTTGTGTTTTACCAAACAAG
Proteins encoded in this window:
- the nudt12 gene encoding peroxisomal NADH pyrophosphatase NUDT12 isoform X3; this translates as MISHSSQLLNESGRQGWTGLMLAARNGHFDVVKTLLLNGCNKYLVNKSGQTAYDIAKFWGHRHIARVLASSGDVTLPGIQPRNKSTDNGTYFSKEYLNRMSEKRTDSEWLSAKQSSPETVFIVFHNLDPFVTTEPEVMNDMQNKLKLYRFGRDSVKEVLENSDTVVVFLGVEKQECSPSSLVSMEDELIAWFALNTKKNPTESLKITASNSFFLTKPMPMLLMLNEDEAGIVAQARSVLAWHSRYSFCPTCGGKTKVDEGGYKRSCLTDGCRSLQGIHNTCYPRVDPVVIMLVLHPDGNQCLLGRKKSFPPGMFSCLAGFIEPGETIENAVRREVLEESGVTIGPVQYVSCQPWPMPSSLMIGCFAVAVSTDIKVDENEIEDARWFTRQEVIDALVKGHQAVFSMPPRQAIAHYLVKHWIGINSNL
- the nudt12 gene encoding peroxisomal NADH pyrophosphatase NUDT12 isoform X2; its protein translation is MTSVQMIAKEEMVERFLDSASRGDLANVSTMISHSSQLLNESGRQGWTGLMLAARNGHFDVVKTLLLNGCNKYLVNKSGQTAYDIAKFWGHRHIARVLASSGDVTLPGIQPRNKSTDNGTYFSKEYLNRMSEKRTDSEWLSAKQSSPETVFIVFHNLDPFVTTEPEVMNDMQNKLKLYRFGRDSVKEVLENSDTVVVFLGVEKQECSPSSLVSMEDELIAWFALNTKKNPTESLKITASNSFFLTKPMPMLLMLNEDEAGIVAQARSVLAWHSRYSFCPTCGGKTKVDEGGYKRSCLTDGCRSLQGIHNTCYPRVDPVVIMLVLHPDGNQCLLGRKKSFPPGMFSCLAGFIEPGETIENAVRREVLEESGVTIGPVQYVSCQPWPMPSSLMIGCFAVAVSTDIKVDENEIEDARWFTRQEKQHHQKRTTQWQIR
- the nudt12 gene encoding peroxisomal NADH pyrophosphatase NUDT12 isoform X1; its protein translation is MTSVQMIAKEEMVERFLDSASRGDLANVSTMISHSSQLLNESGRQGWTGLMLAARNGHFDVVKTLLLNGCNKYLVNKSGQTAYDIAKFWGHRHIARVLASSGDVTLPGIQPRNKSTDNGTYFSKEYLNRMSEKRTDSEWLSAKQSSPETVFIVFHNLDPFVTTEPEVMNDMQNKLKLYRFGRDSVKEVLENSDTVVVFLGVEKQECSPSSLVSMEDELIAWFALNTKKNPTESLKITASNSFFLTKPMPMLLMLNEDEAGIVAQARSVLAWHSRYSFCPTCGGKTKVDEGGYKRSCLTDGCRSLQGIHNTCYPRVDPVVIMLVLHPDGNQCLLGRKKSFPPGMFSCLAGFIEPGETIENAVRREVLEESGVTIGPVQYVSCQPWPMPSSLMIGCFAVAVSTDIKVDENEIEDARWFTRQEVIDALVKGHQAVFSMPPRQAIAHYLVKHWIGINSNL